tctctgaatcttagttttcccatttgtaaaatgggtagaataatagttcctacctcataAAGTTATGCTGAGTATTAAGTGAATGAAAGCTTGTAAAGCGCTTGGCATGGTACTTTGCACCTACCAAACGTTTAGTAAACCTTAGCTTAATAGTTTGATACTGATGCTACAAATGATTTTAAGTCTCTATCTCgaactttattctcttttctaaacTGCTGTCTTGTATCTCTAACTGCCTGCtaggcattttctttctctttttttttttttgaggaagattagccctgagctaacatccaccactgatcctcctctttttgctgaggaagactggtcctgagctaacatccgtgcccatcctcttctactttatatgtgggatgcctgccacagcatggcttgaccaggggtgtgtaggtccacactcgggatctgaaccagtgaaccctgggccgctgaagcggaacatgcgaactttgctgcgccgctgggccagccccagcattttCTCTTATACCTTCCTACATTACCTTAAACACAAGTCTAAAATCAAACCCTTCATCCCACATGAAGGCGATCTTTTCTGTTGTGCATACATGATTTAAGTGTAGATATAGAGTAAATAACCAAAATTTGTCTCAGTTATCAAATACTTAGAAAcaccttaataaatatttcaaggttGAAAGTTGCAAATTATGTTAACAGAATTCTGAGCAGAGTAGTTGCTGCCTCGTaccacattaatttttttttttaaacttgcagAACTATTTCATTTGAGATGGAGAATCTTAACTAAGTGTCCAAAAGGAGAATTGACTCTGTTATTGCCCAGCAGGAATTCGGAAACACAGTAAATGCCTTTCTTATGTCTGTTCTGATCTCCCTGCTCATAGGCTCTCAGATGGAATCCCAAGAGGGGAGCTGTTGGTTTATCATATTCTCCAGGCCCAATGCCCTTTTAAAAACATTGGTTATCTGTTATATGTTGACCCTTGGGCACAAAATTGGCACTCAATGCGTAGTTCTTAAGTAAATGAATCAAAAGAAGTGCATGATGCTAGATACACAGTCCATACTAGCAAAGAGTTTATACATCAAGTTGGGATGATAATACCtgaaaccaattaaaaaaaaatctataaacttCATTATATTGTGACATGTCAGGATAAGAGGAACAAACAATAAATTTTGTAGACATTTAGTAAGTAGAAGGAGAAGCTTCTGGAGATGAGGGGCTTGAGCTAGACCTTGTATGTGTGCTACTAGGAACTTTCTGAACATGTAAAACTGCCCCTTTGATGCTGTGTTTCTGCCCCCTCAGAAGCAGACTGtctcttgcttttgttttgaaagaGATTAGATTCTACCAGTCCATTATGCAAGCCAGGGAAAGACCATTTTGTGTGAAGATGCACTTTCCTCACTATGTCATGTTATAGTTAGTTGTTTATATCTGTCTCTGCAGTTAGAATGTAAGGTCCTTGAGGGGGTGGATCTTATCTGCTTGGGCTCTTTGTTCCCAACATACTTTGCATATATGAGACACCCCAtaactgtttgttgaataaacaagAGTGTAAACTCCTAATGGGTAAGAATGTGTCATGTTATTCTTTGTTTCCTCATGTGCGCTGAAACAAATTGTTTCTTGAGATTGGTCCTTggaaaattttttcagttttcactgaTTGTTTTGCTGCAGTTTAGCTCACCTTACAACAGGTGCTTTGACTATTCACCTTTCTCCAGTCCAGCGGTTATATTTTGATGACCTCCATTTTGACCAGGTCTAATAGTTGTAGACCAGGTATAATATAAGGATTGATCTATAGGCAACAGATgaaaagtaataatgataatttcCATGAAGACAGGTACACACTCATGCACGAATTCCCTTGTGTGAGTAGTGTTTAAATGAATAGTTCTGCTCCCCAAAATCGTCAGCTTGCACCTTAATACACCTCTTTCTAGAGCACAAGTATGAGCTCCTTGTAGAGAGTCTTTGCCCTTCTCACTCTCCAGTCCTTCCTGATGTCTTCTAAGGAATTACATTCTCTCTCCATTAACTATTAGTTAAGAGAAAAAGTGACTAGTGTGGTATCTCGGGATAAATTGCCACatcccatttccttctctgtgagcAGGATTTCCGATTTTCAAGCCTGATGGGATCTCCCAGCTGGAACAAGATCTACAGGTCTTTGATCTGGAAACTAAGAATAGAGAAGTCTTAAGAGATGGCTGCTCAGGTGAGTAAGGCAGAATCAATTCAGATGGAAATTTTAGGGAAGAACAGTCCAGTTCTCCAGCCAAGTTGTAGCTGCTTTGGCAGTCAGAATGAGGCGCTCTATCTGTATCCCAGAATGGAgagctctttccttttcccttcagttttttgttgtttttgtgagaaagattcaccttTAGGTAACATCCAGTGCCGATCCTCCtcgttttttttgcttgaggaggattagccctgagttaacatctgggctgatcttcctccactttgtgtgtgggatgccaccacagcatggctggtgagtggagtaggtccgcacctgggaaccgcacctgcgaacccaggccttgtaagtggagtgcgtggaactttaaccactcggccatggggctggctcctccctTCAGTTTTGATGAactctttgcatttatttggtCCCTTATTACCCACAAATTGTACTAGGTCCCTGTTCATGTAGCTTGTCCATAATTCTTTTGAACTGTTTGCCTATTATCTCCTTTGAAACACCTTAATTGGTTATCTTCTTACTCTGCTGAACGTGCCCTCTGTTTCTACCACACTGTGAATCACTTGGATCCTACCTCACTGCTCCTATTTATGCCGTTACATCTGCTGTTGAGATTTTGTGCCTGTGTTTCGGAGTAAATAAACTTCTGTTACCCTGGGAGATACTAGattatttagttttcttctctctgagttttatttttctaagcatAGGTACAGATTACATGTGCATTTTCTATTTATGTATTGAATCAGATGGAGAGACCAGAGAAGAGAACAAGCTGTTGATTCCTAAGCAGAAAATTTTGGAAGAAGTACCTTCATACAAAGTGAGAGTAGGAAGACTCAAAAAGGATATTGCCCAAGTTCCTGAGACTAGAGAAGTGTATAAACCTGAGGACAGATTAGAAAGGCTTCAGGAAATCCTAAGGAAGTTTCTTTTCCTGGAGAGAGAGTTTAGGCAAATAACAATCAGCAAGAAAACCTTCACCAGTGAGAAGAACAATGAATGTGATGAACCTGAAAAAAGCTTCAGTCTGGACTCAACCCTTGATACAGATCAGAGAGTTCTTAGAATACAGAATATTGATGACATTGATAAGTATGACATGAACCTCACCCAGAATTCAGCTTCTGGTAAACATGAACAAATAAATCTAACACAGGATTTTCAGAGTAGTGAATATAAGGAAAGCTTAATGGATCTCTCCCACTTTAGTAAATGTGAGAGCAGTCCTACCACTGAGAAATCCTATAAATGTGATGCATGTGAGAAAATCTTCCATCAGAGCTCAGCCCTTTCTcgacatcagagaattcatactagagagaaaccctacaaatgtaaagaatgtgaAAAATCTTTCAGTCAGAGCTCCAGTCTTAGTCGACATAAAAGAATACACACTAGAGAAAAACCCTATAAATGTGAAGCATCTGATAAATCCTGTGAAGCATCTGATAAATCCTGTAGTCAGAGCTCAGACATAATTCAGCATAGGAGGATTCACACTAGAGCAAAATCTTACAAATGTAGCAATTGTGAAAGAGTCTTCAGTCGTAGTGTACATCTTActcaacatcagagaattcacagagAGATGCCCTGTAAGTGTACTATATGTGGTAGTGATTTCTATAATACCTCATACCTAGTCGAACATCAGAAGGTCCACTGTgaagagaaaccctatgaatacaATGAATGTGGACTGACCTTTGTTAAACATCAAGGAGTTCGTCTCAGAGAAAAGCCCTATACgtgtaatgaatgtggaaaagacTTCAGATTGAATTCCCATCTTATTCAACATCAAagaattcacacaggagagaagccacatgaatgtaatgaatgtggaaaagcttTCGGTCAAACCTCATGCCTTATTCAGCATCACAAAATTCATAGGAAAGAGAAATCCTATGAGTGTGATGATTACGAGGAAAGTTTCAGTCATACCTCAGATCTTGTCCTGCAACAAGAAGTCCTCGCCACAGAAAAAGCCTTTGATTGTGACGCATGGGAAAAGAACCTCAGTCAGAGAGCACACCTTGTTCAACATCAAAGAATTCATACCAAAGAGAATCCTTATGAATGTAATGAACATGGGAAGACATTTAGTCAAGTTCAGGCCTCATTCAACATCTAAGAGTTCACAGCAGGGAGAAATTATGCATGTTCTGAATGTGGTACGTCTTTCAGTCATAGCTCAACCTTTAttcaacatcagagaattcacaccaGCGAGAAACCTTCTGAATGTGACAAATGTAGGAAAGCTATTAGTTGGTGTTAAACTCTTAATCAGCACCTGCAAACCCATACCAATGAGAAAACCTGCAAATATATCGAATGCGGTAAATGCTTCATGCTATTTTCGTACCTTAGTCACCATTGCAGAATTCGTACTGGAATAAAATTCCATCACTGTAATGAACGTGAAAAAGCCTTCAGTCAAAG
This region of Equus quagga isolate Etosha38 chromosome 7, UCLA_HA_Equagga_1.0, whole genome shotgun sequence genomic DNA includes:
- the ZNF655 gene encoding zinc finger protein 655 isoform X1, giving the protein MEELSAQEAAASPGVQFQCLEMPSEGLSPEPQFVQDTDMEQGLAGGFPIFKPDGISQLEQDLQVFDLETKNREVLRDGCSDGETREENKLLIPKQKILEEVPSYKVRVGRLKKDIAQVPETREVYKPEDRLERLQEILRKFLFLEREFRQITISKKTFTSEKNNECDEPEKSFSLDSTLDTDQRVLRIQNIDDIDKYDMNLTQNSASGKHEQINLTQDFQSSEYKESLMDLSHFSKCESSPTTEKSYKCDACEKIFHQSSALSRHQRIHTREKPYKCKECEKSFSQSSSLSRHKRIHTREKPYKCEASDKSCEASDKSCSQSSDIIQHRRIHTRAKSYKCSNCERVFSRSVHLTQHQRIHREMPCKCTICGSDFYNTSYLVEHQKVHCEEKPYEYNECGLTFVKHQGVRLREKPYTCNECGKDFRLNSHLIQHQRIHTGEKPHECNECGKAFGQTSCLIQHHKIHRKEKSYECDDYEESFSHTSDLVLQQEVLATEKAFDCDAWEKNLSQRAHLVQHQRIHTKENPYECNEHGKTFSQVQASFNI